The following coding sequences lie in one Streptomyces sp. NBC_00510 genomic window:
- a CDS encoding GNAT family N-acetyltransferase, with protein sequence MSTFDPSLVALEYRAAYDRQLRARVPADLSRYESVERDGPLLRKTYRHGEAGFLDYRDLGGLDGPGLDALIARQRDHYAALGMPVEWKYHAHDLPAGLPDRLVAAGFVPEEPETVLVGEAQALTAAPVLPEGLVLREVSSRADFERIREMEETVWGVPHDWLPGMLESEVSGPGDPCAVVVAETADGTVVCAGWARFHEGTDFVSLWGGSTLPQWRGRGAYRATVAHRARLAVAAGHRFVQVDASPDSAPILARLGLLPVAVTVPYVWRPDVPRAEGGLS encoded by the coding sequence ATGAGCACTTTCGACCCCTCCCTCGTGGCGCTGGAGTACCGCGCCGCCTACGACCGGCAGTTGCGCGCCCGTGTGCCCGCCGACCTCTCGCGGTACGAGTCGGTGGAACGCGACGGCCCGCTGCTGCGCAAGACCTACCGGCACGGGGAGGCGGGGTTCCTCGACTACCGCGACCTCGGCGGGCTGGACGGGCCCGGGCTGGACGCCCTGATCGCCCGGCAGCGGGACCACTACGCCGCGCTGGGCATGCCGGTGGAGTGGAAGTACCACGCGCACGACCTGCCCGCGGGACTGCCGGACCGGCTGGTCGCGGCCGGCTTCGTGCCGGAGGAACCGGAGACGGTGCTGGTCGGCGAGGCGCAGGCGCTGACGGCCGCCCCGGTGCTGCCGGAGGGCCTCGTACTGCGGGAGGTCAGCTCACGGGCGGACTTCGAGCGCATCCGGGAGATGGAGGAGACGGTCTGGGGCGTGCCCCACGACTGGCTGCCGGGGATGCTGGAGAGCGAGGTGTCGGGGCCCGGCGACCCCTGCGCGGTGGTCGTCGCCGAGACCGCCGACGGCACGGTGGTCTGCGCCGGCTGGGCCCGCTTCCACGAGGGCACCGACTTCGTGTCGCTGTGGGGCGGCTCCACCCTGCCGCAATGGCGGGGGCGGGGCGCCTACCGGGCGACGGTGGCGCACCGGGCCCGGCTGGCGGTCGCGGCGGGTCACCGCTTCGTACAGGTCGACGCGTCCCCGGACAGCGCCCCGATCCTGGCCCGGCTGGGGCTGCTGCCGGTGGCGGTGACCGTTCCGTACGTGTGGCGGCCGGACGTGCCGCGGGCGGAGGGCGGGCTCAGCTGA
- a CDS encoding TIGR04222 domain-containing membrane protein, which translates to MSWLTWTYPVAEVALLVTAGVLLRAPRAAAYELTDPHEAAYLRDGHHGTVVVALVALHLRGTVDAGAHRTARISGPLQGLAQPLQLAVHKALYRPAGVNTLATSRPVRRELDVLCGRLAGAGLVRGGRRRRTARALLCAAVPTAAADLVSGTLTAWNSPFRAAVPALTVAAAVALWRVPRHTRAGRRVLRRAQERFPRPRTRRASPESVLLAVALHGGPALRLAVPHFAREAGLLAHHDKTESLYGVNHWHSGGGGTPTSCASSGAGGCGSGGV; encoded by the coding sequence ATGTCATGGCTCACATGGACATATCCGGTGGCCGAGGTGGCGCTGCTCGTCACGGCGGGGGTGTTGCTGCGCGCACCGCGCGCCGCGGCGTACGAGCTGACGGACCCCCACGAGGCGGCCTACCTGCGCGACGGCCACCACGGCACGGTGGTCGTCGCATTGGTCGCGCTGCATCTGCGCGGCACGGTGGACGCCGGCGCGCACCGCACCGCGCGCATCTCCGGGCCGCTGCAGGGGCTCGCGCAGCCGCTGCAACTGGCCGTCCACAAAGCCCTGTACCGGCCGGCGGGGGTGAACACCCTCGCCACGTCGCGGCCGGTGCGGCGCGAGCTGGACGTACTGTGCGGGCGACTGGCCGGCGCGGGGCTGGTCCGGGGCGGCCGGCGTCGCCGCACGGCCCGTGCGCTGCTGTGCGCGGCCGTGCCGACCGCGGCCGCGGACCTGGTGTCCGGCACCCTGACGGCCTGGAACTCCCCGTTCCGGGCGGCCGTCCCCGCCCTCACGGTGGCCGCCGCCGTCGCCCTGTGGAGGGTGCCGCGGCACACCCGGGCCGGCCGCCGGGTCCTGCGGCGGGCCCAGGAGCGTTTCCCGCGCCCGCGCACCCGCAGGGCCTCGCCCGAGTCGGTCCTCCTGGCGGTCGCCCTGCACGGCGGGCCGGCGCTGCGGCTGGCCGTCCCGCACTTCGCCAGGGAGGCCGGGCTGCTCGCCCACCACGACAAGACCGAGAGCCTCTACGGCGTCAACCACTGGCACAGCGGCGGCGGCGGCACGCCCACCTCGTGCGCGAGCTCGGGGGCGGGCGGCTGCGGCTCGGGAGGGGTGTGA
- a CDS encoding amidase encodes MAAVTDLVARTCDRIDRLDARIKAFVREPDRRGRLAAEAAAAPPGVLSGVMVGVKDIVRIDGMDTRAGSAVPPEVLAGPQAPLVDRLRAAGALVAGKTVTAEFAVTAPGPTRNPHNTAHTPGGSSSGSAAAVAAGMVPLAVGTQTVGSVVRPAAYCGVVGFKPSFGRVPVDGVIANAPSFDTVGVLAADVAMATRGASVLCDDWREPAAGDGRPVLGVPVGPYLDRAGTEAREAFTARAKRLEAAGWTVREVPLMPGPGEFEAVVRQLYVMNRYEVARTHADWFPRHGRLYREQTVAAIREGHAVGRDDYERAVGERRVFRERLLAAMGEVDVWLAPSATGPAPFGLVSTGDSVMCLPWSNAGFPAVSLPAGYAANGLPLGLQVVGRPGEDEELLRWAAEFAPVVMPR; translated from the coding sequence GTGGCCGCCGTGACGGATCTGGTGGCACGGACTTGTGACCGCATCGACCGGCTCGACGCCCGGATCAAGGCGTTCGTACGGGAACCGGACCGGCGGGGCCGGCTGGCGGCGGAGGCAGCCGCGGCACCGCCGGGCGTGCTGTCCGGGGTGATGGTGGGCGTCAAGGACATCGTCCGGATCGACGGGATGGACACCAGGGCCGGGTCCGCGGTGCCGCCGGAGGTGCTGGCCGGGCCGCAGGCACCACTGGTGGACCGGCTGCGGGCGGCAGGGGCGCTGGTCGCGGGGAAGACGGTGACGGCCGAGTTCGCGGTGACCGCGCCGGGGCCGACCCGCAATCCGCACAACACCGCCCACACACCCGGTGGTTCGAGCAGCGGCTCGGCGGCCGCGGTGGCGGCGGGCATGGTGCCGCTGGCGGTCGGGACGCAGACCGTCGGCTCGGTGGTCCGGCCCGCGGCCTACTGCGGGGTGGTGGGCTTCAAGCCGTCCTTCGGGCGCGTCCCGGTGGACGGGGTGATCGCCAACGCCCCGAGCTTCGACACGGTCGGGGTGCTCGCCGCGGACGTCGCGATGGCGACGCGCGGCGCGTCCGTCCTGTGCGACGACTGGCGGGAGCCGGCGGCCGGCGACGGCCGGCCGGTGCTCGGCGTCCCCGTCGGCCCGTACCTGGACCGCGCGGGGACGGAGGCGCGGGAGGCCTTCACGGCGCGGGCCAAGCGGCTGGAGGCGGCGGGCTGGACCGTGCGCGAGGTGCCGCTGATGCCGGGCCCGGGTGAGTTCGAGGCGGTCGTGCGGCAGTTGTACGTCATGAACCGCTACGAGGTGGCCCGTACGCACGCCGACTGGTTCCCCCGGCACGGCCGGCTGTACCGCGAGCAGACGGTCGCCGCCATCCGCGAGGGCCACGCCGTCGGCCGCGACGACTACGAGCGGGCCGTGGGCGAGCGCCGGGTCTTCCGCGAGCGGCTGCTGGCGGCCATGGGGGAGGTCGACGTCTGGCTGGCGCCGTCCGCCACCGGCCCCGCCCCGTTCGGCCTGGTCAGCACCGGGGACTCGGTGATGTGCCTGCCGTGGAGCAACGCGGGCTTCCCCGCGGTGAGTCTGCCCGCCGGGTACGCCGCGAACGGCCTGCCGCTCGGTCTGCAGGTCGTCGGGCGCCCCGGCGAGGACGAGGAACTGCTGCGGTGGGCGGCGGAGTTCGCCCCGGTCGTCATGCCTCGGTGA
- a CDS encoding nuclease: MPMLLVKGSFQIKNTEPDGDTVGFTPTRHPDWNRVRGGLGLDLTNSCRGKLRLDAVDALETHYGPTSAPAHQPLPFAHAARDELLRWLGFTAVEREPGGERVVAADPEGVPGWILTGGVDVHGRCVALAGRGAPPEGTKSGQEVTVGVPLLRATVNHHLVAEGLAYPTFYSNLYEDLRRELTDVARQAREAGRGLWPGDVSTSGAKVTGLSSLTDDVVLVPKLFRRLFDYLALGEPSLAAFRAYLAGAADTYRILSSDTPRTQVRGLHHVVEVTGDHTVRMTVPVEDLVFTEA; encoded by the coding sequence ATGCCGATGCTGCTGGTCAAGGGCTCTTTCCAGATAAAGAACACCGAACCGGACGGGGACACCGTGGGCTTCACCCCCACCCGTCACCCCGACTGGAACCGCGTCAGGGGCGGGCTCGGGCTCGACCTCACCAACTCCTGCCGGGGCAAGCTGCGCCTGGACGCCGTCGACGCGCTGGAGACCCACTACGGGCCCACCTCCGCCCCGGCCCACCAGCCGCTGCCCTTCGCCCACGCGGCCCGGGACGAGCTGCTGCGGTGGCTCGGCTTCACCGCGGTGGAGCGCGAGCCCGGCGGCGAGCGGGTCGTCGCCGCCGACCCCGAGGGCGTCCCCGGCTGGATCCTCACCGGCGGGGTCGACGTGCACGGCCGCTGCGTCGCCCTGGCCGGCCGGGGCGCGCCGCCGGAGGGCACGAAGAGCGGCCAGGAGGTCACGGTGGGCGTGCCGCTGCTGCGCGCCACCGTCAACCACCACCTGGTCGCCGAGGGCCTGGCCTACCCGACCTTCTACAGCAACCTCTACGAGGACCTGCGCCGGGAGCTGACCGACGTCGCCCGGCAGGCCCGCGAGGCGGGCAGGGGGCTGTGGCCCGGCGACGTGAGCACCAGCGGCGCGAAGGTCACCGGGCTCTCCTCGCTCACCGACGACGTGGTGCTCGTCCCCAAGCTCTTCCGGCGGCTCTTCGACTACCTCGCGCTCGGCGAGCCCTCCCTCGCCGCCTTCCGCGCCTACCTGGCCGGGGCGGCCGACACCTACCGGATCCTGTCCTCGGACACCCCGCGCACGCAGGTGCGGGGACTGCACCACGTCGTCGAGGTGACCGGCGACCACACCGTGCGGATGACCGTCCCGGTCGAGGACCTGGTCTTCACCGAGGCATGA
- a CDS encoding DNA polymerase III subunit alpha has product MPGFTHLHTVSGFSLRYGASHPERLAERAAERGMDALALTDRDTVAGVVRFAKACARAGVRPLFGASLAVPAAYAGEGAALQAGPPAARRRTPVRGGAFVPEATDRAVFLARDRRGWGALCRLVSAAHTDGGIGWEDLGREGLYVLLGADSEVGRALTAGRPDRAARLLRPWREVYGDALRLEAVHHGRTGTGSGSLRLAARTVGFAVEQGVVPVLTNAVRYADPGQGEVADVLDSARRLVPIDVRDAGGLDSGERWLKDAGDMARTAERVMEAAGFARGDAHRLLRATEETAAGCAVDPEEDLGLGQVHFPEPEVVGAGARTADRVLRSRCAAGMVREGHDREPEYWARLDHELRIIEGLGFASYFLTVGQVVADVREMGIRVAARGSGAGSLVNHLLGIAAADPVEHDLLMERFLSGRRASLPDIDIDVESARRLEVYRRILDRFGGERVATVAMPETYRVRHAVRDVGTALGMDPERTDRLAKAFPHIRARDARAALAELPELRQVAGEDHGRLWELVEALDALPRGVAMHPCGVLLSDAGLLERTPVVPTSGEGFPMSQFDKDDVEDLGLLKLDVLGVRMQSAMAHALDEVERTGGGRIDLDRIPQGDPATYELVRSAETLGCFQIESPGQRDLVGRLQPATFHDLVVDISLFRPGPVAADMVRPFIDARHGRKPVHYPHPDLEPVLRETHGVVVFHEQLIDIMSVMTGCDRGFADEARRALSDEARQGRLRAWFADAARGRGYSREVIRRTWEIVSAFGAYGFCKAHAVAFAVPTYQSAWLKAHHPAAFYAGVLTHDPGMYPKRLLLADARRRGVPVLPLDVNRSGAAYRIELVSGDGGGEVDGEVWGLRLALSEVHGISEAEVARITAGQPYSSLQDLWERARPGRAAAERLVQVGALDPFGGNRRDMLLQVAEVHRQGRASAYDGQLTLTGGEGEPAFAPAGLPDMDDGERLGAELGVLGMDASRHLMDDHLAFLEELGAIPANRLREVRHGQTVLVAGAKAATQTPPIRSGRRVIFTTLDDGTGLVDLAFFDDSHEACAHTVFHSWLLLVRGVVQRRGPQSLSVVGAAAWNLAELVELRREGGLEAVAARLAETPGEPAGLPAPPPGGRRVRMSTGYEMHPWADLRPAGEGAPTGRKLWHSSPGSAGR; this is encoded by the coding sequence ATGCCGGGATTCACGCACCTGCACACCGTCTCCGGCTTCTCGCTGCGGTACGGGGCCTCGCACCCCGAGCGGCTCGCCGAGCGCGCCGCCGAACGGGGGATGGACGCGCTGGCGCTGACCGACCGGGACACGGTGGCCGGCGTGGTGCGCTTCGCCAAGGCGTGCGCGCGGGCCGGGGTGCGGCCGCTGTTCGGCGCCTCCCTGGCGGTGCCGGCGGCGTACGCGGGGGAGGGCGCCGCCCTTCAGGCCGGTCCGCCGGCCGCCCGCCGGCGCACCCCGGTGCGCGGCGGGGCCTTCGTGCCGGAGGCGACCGACCGGGCGGTCTTCCTCGCCCGGGACCGCCGCGGCTGGGGCGCGCTGTGCCGGCTGGTCAGCGCCGCCCACACCGACGGCGGCATCGGCTGGGAGGACCTGGGGCGGGAAGGGCTGTACGTGCTGCTCGGCGCGGACTCCGAGGTCGGCCGCGCCCTGACGGCCGGACGCCCCGACCGGGCCGCCAGGCTGCTGCGCCCCTGGCGCGAGGTGTACGGGGACGCGCTGCGCCTGGAGGCCGTGCACCACGGCCGCACCGGCACCGGGTCCGGCTCGCTGCGGCTCGCCGCCCGCACCGTCGGCTTCGCCGTCGAGCAGGGCGTCGTCCCGGTGCTGACCAACGCCGTCCGCTACGCCGACCCCGGCCAGGGGGAGGTGGCCGACGTCCTGGACTCGGCGCGCCGGCTGGTGCCGATCGACGTGCGCGACGCGGGGGGCCTGGACAGCGGGGAGCGCTGGCTGAAGGACGCCGGGGACATGGCGCGCACCGCCGAGCGGGTCATGGAGGCGGCCGGGTTCGCCCGCGGCGACGCCCACCGGCTGCTGCGGGCCACCGAGGAGACCGCCGCGGGCTGCGCCGTCGACCCGGAGGAGGACCTGGGGCTCGGGCAGGTGCACTTCCCCGAGCCGGAGGTCGTCGGCGCGGGCGCCCGCACCGCCGACCGCGTGCTGCGCTCGCGCTGCGCGGCCGGGATGGTCCGTGAGGGCCACGACCGGGAGCCGGAGTACTGGGCGCGGCTCGACCACGAGCTGCGGATCATCGAGGGGCTCGGCTTCGCCTCGTACTTCCTCACCGTCGGCCAGGTGGTCGCCGACGTACGGGAGATGGGCATCCGGGTCGCCGCGCGCGGCTCGGGCGCCGGCTCGCTCGTCAACCACCTGCTGGGCATCGCCGCCGCCGACCCCGTCGAGCACGACCTGCTCATGGAACGCTTCCTGTCCGGGCGGCGGGCCTCGCTGCCCGACATCGACATCGACGTGGAGTCGGCCCGCCGGCTGGAGGTCTACCGGCGGATCCTGGACCGCTTCGGCGGCGAGCGGGTCGCCACCGTCGCCATGCCCGAGACCTACCGCGTCCGGCACGCCGTGCGCGACGTGGGCACCGCCCTCGGGATGGACCCGGAGCGGACCGACCGGCTGGCCAAGGCCTTCCCGCACATCCGGGCCCGCGACGCGCGGGCCGCGCTCGCCGAGCTGCCCGAGCTGCGGCAGGTGGCGGGGGAGGACCACGGCCGGCTGTGGGAGCTGGTCGAGGCGCTGGACGCGCTGCCGCGCGGGGTCGCCATGCACCCCTGCGGGGTGCTGCTGTCGGACGCCGGGCTGCTGGAGCGCACACCGGTCGTGCCCACCAGCGGCGAGGGCTTCCCCATGTCGCAGTTCGACAAGGACGACGTCGAGGACCTCGGGCTGCTCAAGCTCGACGTGCTCGGGGTGCGCATGCAGTCCGCGATGGCGCACGCCCTGGACGAGGTGGAACGCACCGGCGGCGGCCGGATCGACCTGGACCGCATCCCGCAGGGCGACCCTGCGACGTACGAACTGGTGCGGTCCGCCGAGACGCTGGGCTGCTTCCAGATCGAGTCCCCGGGCCAGCGCGACCTGGTGGGGCGGCTGCAGCCGGCCACCTTCCACGACCTGGTCGTGGACATCTCCCTGTTCCGTCCCGGGCCGGTCGCCGCCGACATGGTGCGGCCCTTCATCGACGCCCGGCACGGCCGCAAGCCCGTCCACTACCCGCACCCCGACCTGGAGCCCGTGCTGCGCGAGACCCACGGGGTCGTCGTCTTCCACGAGCAGCTCATCGACATCATGAGCGTCATGACCGGCTGCGACCGGGGGTTCGCCGACGAGGCGCGGCGCGCGCTGTCGGACGAGGCCCGGCAGGGACGGCTGCGGGCCTGGTTCGCGGACGCGGCCCGGGGGCGCGGCTACTCCCGCGAGGTCATCCGGCGCACCTGGGAGATCGTCTCGGCCTTCGGCGCGTACGGCTTCTGCAAGGCGCACGCCGTCGCCTTCGCCGTGCCGACCTACCAGTCCGCCTGGCTCAAGGCGCACCATCCGGCGGCCTTCTACGCCGGGGTGCTCACCCACGACCCCGGGATGTACCCCAAGCGGCTGCTGCTCGCGGACGCGCGGCGGCGCGGGGTGCCGGTGCTGCCGCTGGACGTCAACCGGTCGGGCGCGGCCTACCGAATCGAACTGGTGTCCGGTGACGGGGGTGGCGAGGTGGACGGGGAGGTGTGGGGGCTGCGGCTCGCGCTCTCCGAGGTGCACGGCATCAGCGAGGCCGAGGTCGCCCGGATCACCGCCGGACAGCCCTACTCCTCCCTCCAGGACCTGTGGGAGCGCGCCCGCCCGGGCCGTGCCGCCGCCGAACGCCTGGTCCAGGTCGGCGCGCTGGACCCCTTCGGGGGCAACCGCCGCGACATGCTGCTCCAGGTCGCCGAAGTGCACCGGCAGGGCCGGGCCTCCGCGTACGACGGCCAGCTCACCCTGACCGGTGGGGAGGGCGAGCCCGCGTTCGCGCCGGCCGGCCTGCCCGACATGGACGACGGCGAGCGGCTCGGCGCCGAACTCGGCGTCCTCGGCATGGACGCCTCCCGCCACCTGATGGACGACCACCTCGCCTTCCTGGAGGAGCTGGGCGCGATCCCGGCGAACCGGCTGCGCGAGGTGCGGCACGGCCAGACCGTGCTGGTCGCCGGGGCCAAGGCGGCCACCCAGACCCCGCCCATCCGCTCCGGGCGCCGGGTCATCTTCACCACCCTCGACGACGGCACCGGCCTGGTCGACCTCGCCTTCTTCGACGACAGCCACGAGGCCTGCGCCCACACCGTCTTCCACTCCTGGCTGCTGCTGGTCCGCGGGGTGGTCCAGCGCCGCGGACCGCAGAGCCTGTCCGTCGTCGGCGCCGCCGCCTGGAACCTGGCCGAACTGGTCGAACTGCGCAGGGAGGGCGGCCTGGAGGCGGTCGCGGCACGCCTGGCCGAGACCCCGGGCGAACCCGCCGGCCTCCCCGCGCCCCCGCCCGGGGGCCGCCGGGTCCGCATGTCCACCGGGTACGAGATGCACCCCTGGGCCGATCTGCGGCCCGCGGGCGAAGGCGCTCCGACCGGCCGCAAGCTGTGGCACTCCAGTCCGGGGAGCGCGGGGCGATGA
- a CDS encoding alpha/beta fold hydrolase translates to MLPIRPRSALRLLSALTLTAALFATPVLVDSTTTALAKTSASDTHATTTVAAATTTAGATASSGWNNWSCKPSAAHPRPVVLVHGTLGNSIDNWLGLAPYLVKRGYCVYSLDYGQLPGVPLFYGLGSITASSQQLADYVDRVLAATGAGKVDIVGHSQGGMMPRYYMKFLGGAPKVNALVGIAPSNHGTDLNGLLKLLPYFPGAAEAIEHLSPQGLTDQMAGSAFLTKLNAGGDTLPGVRYTVIATKYDEVVTPYTSQFLSGPDVRNVVLQDLCPLDLSEHVFVGLADRIVFHEAANALDPAHATATDCGDIFS, encoded by the coding sequence ATGCTGCCCATCAGACCGCGATCAGCGCTCCGGCTCCTCTCCGCGCTGACTCTCACCGCCGCCCTCTTCGCCACCCCCGTCCTGGTGGACAGCACCACCACCGCACTGGCGAAGACCTCCGCGTCCGACACCCACGCCACCACGACCGTCGCCGCCGCGACCACCACCGCCGGCGCCACCGCGAGCAGCGGCTGGAACAACTGGTCCTGCAAGCCGTCCGCCGCCCACCCGCGGCCCGTCGTCCTCGTCCACGGCACCCTCGGCAACTCCATCGACAACTGGCTCGGCCTCGCGCCCTACCTGGTCAAGCGGGGCTACTGCGTCTACTCCCTGGACTACGGCCAGCTGCCCGGCGTGCCCCTCTTCTACGGTCTCGGCTCCATCACCGCGTCCTCCCAGCAGCTCGCCGACTACGTCGACCGGGTCCTCGCGGCCACCGGCGCGGGCAAGGTCGACATCGTCGGGCACTCCCAGGGCGGCATGATGCCGCGCTACTACATGAAGTTCCTGGGCGGTGCCCCCAAGGTGAACGCGCTCGTCGGCATCGCGCCCAGCAACCACGGGACCGATCTCAACGGGCTGCTCAAGCTGCTGCCGTACTTCCCCGGGGCGGCCGAGGCCATCGAGCACCTCAGCCCGCAGGGGCTGACGGACCAGATGGCCGGATCGGCCTTCCTCACCAAGCTGAACGCCGGTGGCGACACCCTCCCCGGCGTCCGCTACACGGTGATCGCGACCAAGTACGACGAGGTCGTCACGCCGTACACCTCGCAGTTCCTGTCCGGCCCCGACGTCCGCAACGTGGTGCTGCAGGACCTGTGCCCGCTCGACCTGTCCGAGCACGTCTTCGTCGGGCTGGCCGACCGCATCGTGTTCCACGAGGCGGCCAACGCCCTGGACCCGGCGCACGCCACGGCGACCGACTGCGGGGACATCTTCAGCTGA
- a CDS encoding lytic polysaccharide monooxygenase — protein sequence MTARRRAALAAVLGIGPLALTGLAAGPASAHGTMGGPVSRVLTCYAENPENPASAACRAAVAAGGTQAFYDWNGVRIGDAAGRHRQVIPDGRLCSAGNEEFKALDLARADWPATRMTPGRQDLAYRVTARHKGSFELYMTKAGYDPSRPLTWSDLEAQPFAKVTDPQVRDGSYVLPVDVPARSGRQLVYAIWQRSDSPEAFYSCSDVVFGADTGKAPGAPAAPATSAPAGTGTPAVATTAPAPAASVPDDARIAAGADRSTVRHHHAHTAADGSASGLAEPSATADTSSSGADLAETGSGSTGTTSLMVAGAAAVSLGASVLLLVARGRRTRVG from the coding sequence ATGACCGCACGCCGCAGGGCCGCCCTGGCCGCCGTCCTCGGGATCGGACCGCTCGCGCTGACCGGCCTGGCTGCGGGACCGGCGAGCGCGCACGGCACCATGGGCGGCCCGGTCAGCCGGGTGCTGACCTGCTACGCGGAGAACCCCGAGAACCCGGCGTCGGCCGCGTGCAGGGCGGCGGTCGCGGCGGGCGGCACGCAGGCCTTCTACGACTGGAACGGGGTGCGCATCGGCGACGCGGCCGGACGTCACCGGCAGGTGATACCGGACGGCAGGCTGTGCAGCGCGGGCAACGAGGAGTTCAAGGCGCTGGACCTGGCGCGGGCCGACTGGCCGGCGACGAGGATGACGCCGGGACGGCAGGACCTGGCATACCGGGTGACGGCCCGCCACAAGGGCTCGTTCGAGCTGTACATGACGAAGGCGGGGTACGACCCGTCGCGGCCGCTGACGTGGTCGGACCTGGAGGCGCAGCCGTTCGCGAAGGTCACCGACCCCCAGGTCCGGGACGGCAGTTACGTCCTGCCGGTGGACGTGCCGGCCAGGTCGGGGCGCCAGCTGGTCTACGCGATCTGGCAGCGCTCGGACAGCCCGGAGGCCTTCTACTCCTGCTCCGACGTGGTCTTCGGCGCGGACACCGGGAAGGCCCCCGGGGCGCCCGCCGCGCCCGCGACCTCGGCCCCGGCCGGGACCGGGACCCCCGCCGTGGCCACGACCGCCCCCGCGCCCGCCGCCTCCGTGCCGGACGACGCGCGGATCGCCGCCGGAGCGGACCGGTCGACGGTGCGCCACCACCACGCGCACACCGCCGCGGACGGCTCCGCGAGCGGGCTCGCGGAGCCGTCCGCGACGGCGGACACGTCCTCTTCCGGCGCGGACCTCGCGGAGACCGGAAGCGGCAGCACCGGCACGACCTCGCTGATGGTGGCGGGGGCCGCCGCCGTCTCGCTCGGTGCGTCGGTGCTGCTGCTCGTCGCCCGCGGGCGCCGGACGCGGGTCGGCTGA
- a CDS encoding DUF2637 domain-containing protein produces MPPLQDRFRFENDMPYEDHLSGHTIYSPRQAPDDTSGNGYFSAPDYDVLNGAWTSEEELAQLLEPPQAEEVDDYEEDDDVFAAPSPESATHELPLTRHRHRRIRRAALRQKAARTQTLSFVVAAVAATIVAMVSVLGGMVAHDPLRHIAATNGASGLAGWWPLLVYGPWMVASLSILRAALHQRRAPHSWAVVLLFSAFAILFCVASAPRTITDWTVASLPAVAALSCFHQLVRQITLTHPPRRTPRSRHAS; encoded by the coding sequence ATGCCGCCTTTGCAGGACCGTTTCCGCTTCGAGAACGACATGCCGTACGAGGACCACCTCAGCGGCCACACCATTTACAGTCCCCGCCAGGCCCCGGACGACACTTCGGGTAACGGCTACTTTTCCGCTCCGGACTACGACGTCCTGAACGGGGCGTGGACGTCCGAGGAGGAATTGGCCCAGCTCCTCGAACCCCCTCAGGCGGAGGAGGTGGACGACTACGAGGAGGACGACGACGTCTTCGCCGCGCCCTCCCCGGAGTCCGCGACCCACGAGCTGCCGCTCACCCGGCACCGGCACCGCAGGATCCGCCGGGCGGCGCTGCGGCAGAAGGCGGCCCGGACCCAGACGCTCAGCTTCGTCGTCGCGGCGGTCGCGGCCACCATCGTGGCCATGGTGAGCGTGCTCGGCGGGATGGTCGCCCACGACCCGTTGCGCCACATCGCCGCCACCAACGGGGCGTCGGGGCTGGCGGGCTGGTGGCCGCTGCTGGTCTACGGCCCCTGGATGGTGGCCTCGTTGTCGATCCTGCGGGCCGCGCTGCACCAGCGCCGGGCCCCGCACTCCTGGGCGGTCGTGCTGCTCTTCTCGGCCTTCGCGATCCTGTTCTGCGTCGCCTCCGCCCCCCGGACGATCACCGACTGGACCGTCGCCAGCCTCCCCGCCGTCGCGGCGCTGTCCTGCTTCCACCAGCTCGTACGGCAGATCACCCTCACCCACCCTCCGCGGCGCACCCCCCGCAGCCGGCACGCCTCCTGA